One uncultured Gellertiella sp. genomic window carries:
- a CDS encoding DUF1491 family protein — protein sequence MRLTSDLVISALMRRIFADGGFAAIERKGAEGAGAIFLRQRHRTGLETLYGPAPQSVFDTEKPERAFEIRVKQGDAAEIDATLTRELKFDPDLWVVEIETEDAGRYVTVV from the coding sequence GTGCGCCTGACCTCCGATCTCGTGATCTCCGCCCTGATGCGGCGGATCTTTGCCGATGGCGGCTTTGCGGCCATCGAGCGCAAGGGGGCGGAAGGGGCAGGCGCCATCTTCCTGCGCCAGCGCCACCGCACCGGTCTCGAAACCCTCTACGGCCCGGCCCCGCAATCGGTCTTCGACACCGAAAAACCGGAGCGCGCCTTCGAAATCCGGGTAAAACAGGGCGACGCCGCCGAAATCGACGCCACGCTCACCCGCGAACTGAAATTCGACCCCGACCTCTGGGTGGTCGAGATCGAGACGGAGGACGCAGGCCGCTATGTGACGGTGGTGTGA